Below is a genomic region from Streptomyces sp. RPA4-2.
ATGTGACCGTCCACGGCATCCAGCTTGTCCGCCTCAGCGAGCTCGATGAGCGAGCAGCGGTCGGCTGTGCCGAAGTCGGAAGGCTCGGTGGAACTGTCGGGGTAGCAGAGCGTGGTGCGACTGAGGGTCTCGATGCCGAGCCTGAAGTACGAGGAGCCGAACCGCGGTGCACCACCGATCGGATCACGGCGGTAATTCAACGCACCATATACGGGGCGCTGGTCAGCTGATGCGTCGTCGTACGCGCCGCCGAAGATACGGCTCTCCCAGCGCCACCGGTCTCCGCCAGGATGAGCGGTCAGACCACCGTTGCTCGTGCCTGTCACAAACTGTGACCGGTACACACGGTCTTCCACCATCTGGGCCAGGACCAGATGGCCCTCCGCGGAACGATCGGGATGGAAGTGCATCGTCACCCGTAGGTCACGGGCGAGCGGCTCTCCTCTGCATGAGAGGGCGTTAAGTCCGTTTCTGGTAGCGGCCGCGTCCGGGTTGTTCGAGGAGTCCTTGACGGACGAGTCGTCCCAGGCGGGAGCGGGTGACGTTGATCGAGGGCTCGTCGGTGGGCAGGCCGAGGTGCTCGTGCAGGTCGCGGACACGGAACACCTTCCCAGGGTGCTCGTTGAACGTGGTCACGATGCGCTGGTAGACGGTGGCGGTCTCCACGAAGGCCGTTGCGTGATCGGGCGGGGTGAGGCCGTCGATGACCTTGCGAGTCGCGGTGAGCTCGGCCAGGCGGGCTTCGGTCTCGGCGAGGCCGGTGGTGAGCCGCACGATCTGCTCGCGCAGGTGGTCGGCTCGTGCGGCGGTCTCATCGTGCTCGGCCTGCAGCAGCCGCAGGAGTTCGCTGACGTTCACGCGGCCAGCTCCACGTCGTCCCGCCAGGCGGGGGCAGGGGTGGTGAGGCGGCGGAGCATGCTTAAGCGGTGGAGGCCCAGTAGACGCGGGAAGCCGCGTTGTCGGGCCGGTGATCGTAGTCGCGGGCGAGGCGCCGGTGCAGCATGAGGGTGCCGTTGGCCTGCTCGACCACCCACCGCTTCGGTTGCGGGACGAAGCCCTTGCCTTCGTCGTCGGGGTTGCGCCGAACCACCTCGACGGTGATGTCCTTTACCGCCCCGTGGATGATCACAGCGTCCTTGAAACCCTGGTCGACCAGGACCTTTTCCAGGCGCATCCCACATCGTTCGGCCGCCTGGTCCAGCAGGGCGATGCTTAAGCCTCGTTGTCGTGGGCGCTCGCGGCCAGGACCACCACACCGATGATCAGGCCCAGCACGTCGACTGCGAGTCCCCGCTTCCTGCCAGGCGTCTTCTTGTTCGCGTCCAGTCCCGTCGTCTCCTTCGGCACCCCGGCCGCCACGCGGACGGACTGGGTGTCGATGATCACCAGGGACGGGTCCTCTAATCGTCTGGACCGCTCCCGCACCTGGCAGCGCAGGATCTCCTGAATCCGCTGGTCAAGACCATCCTGGCGCCACAGAGTGAAGTAGTAGAACACCGCCGACCAGGCCGGGAGGTCGTGTGGCAGGAGCCGCCACTGACAGCCCGTCCGGTTCTGGTAGAGCAGCGCGTTCACTACCTCGCGCAGGTCGCAGGAGCCCGGGTCCCCGGTCGCCGACCGCGCCACCCGCTCCTGCTTCCACGCGGTGACCAGCGGCTCGATCAACGCCCACTGCTCGTCGGACAAGTCGGTTGCGTACGGCATCCGTTCCATGCCCACGACCTCATCATGCACACGACATGACCCGAGGGCGGAACTGTCCCATCACCCACGAACGGGCGACACCACATCATCAGAAACGGGACTTAACGTCCTCTGAAGCCGCGACGTGCTGCAGAGCCTTCTCCTGCAGCGGTACGGCGATGTCAGCACGCATGCGTGGAGTGTGCACGGACGGCACTGTTCAGCGCACGTCAGTTTGTGAGAACCCCCGCAGCCTCGCTCGCCGTTCATCGGTCCCGGCATCAGCCATGCACACCGAATAGCGCAGGGCTGAAACATCGCCTCTTCACCAGGACGCCGCGCCAGCCGACGGCCGCACCATCGCCACAGGCCTCGCCGCCCTCGCATGGACCACCGCCTCCACGTTCGCACTGCGCGGACTGACCCTCCGCTTGGCCCACTTCACCCACATCCACAACGCCGGTCACCAGATCGAGCGGCACATCCACCTACCGGCTGACACGGACACCCCGGAGACCCCGGACAACGTGCACCCACTCGAACAGCGCTGACCCGCCGCCCGCCCTGACTTTCGCCCGTCCCGCGCGGGCGAGGACCGGACAGGGCGGCCGGCCTGCCACCCGTCACACCCCACGCTCCGTCTGACGAACTTCCGCCGATGGGACGCAGCACGGCCTAGTTCGGCATGGCTGGGGAATTACCGTCAATCATCATCAGCGACCTCTTCGGCCTGCACCGGAACACCGCGAGCCAAGGGGCGGCGCTCGCCCAGGACAGCTGGGCCAGCTACCTCGCGGGACCCACTACCAAGTAGGTCAAACGGGCTGCTTTACAACCTCTTTCCGCAGCTCAAGGCGCTTTGTGCTGCGCGGGTCGTGAGCCCCGTGTGGTTCAGTCGGAAATCCATGTTTGACCTGCATCGCCAATCGGCTTTTTGTCCTACGGGAGGTAGGTGATGATGTCTTGTTATGAGACGCGGGGGACGTGGCCGGGGGCCGCGGTATGTGGGCTGGATATACGTAGTGTTGTCCCTGGGTGGGCTGAGCGCGGCGCTCGTTCTGGCTTGGCGATTCGATCTTGGAGCAGCCCAAACCGCTGCGACTGCGCTTTCTGCTCTTGCACCGGCATATCTTGCCTGGGCAGCTTTCCATGCCGATCGCGTTGAGGCCGAACCGGCGGATGCGGATAAGGTCCTGGAGCAGCTGGCGGTGGCGATCAGAGCCCAGTGGGACAACGAGGCGGAAGTGCGCAGGGTCAACGACCCCTACCCGCTGCCAGTCGCTTGGGCTGCCGGCGACGGCGATCTCGCGGAGGACTGGTCGTTGTTGACCGGCCTGGCCCGCTCTTGGCCCGGTGGGCCCCCGGGCGATCCCGCTCTGTGGCCAACGGATGCCGCCGGGCTGGCGGGTCAGGATGCGGAGATCGGACTGGTGTTCTCGGAGAGGGTGCCCACGCGACGCTTGGTGATCCTGGGCGAACCCGGCGCAGGCAAGAGCGTGCTAATGATCCGGCTACTGCAGGATCTCATCGAACGTCGAGCTAACGGGGAGCCGGTGCCGGTGCTGTTTTCTCTGGCTTCCTGGGACCCCCACCAGCCGCTGAAATCTTGGATGGCCGACCAGTTGCGTCGCACCCACCCCGGCCTGGCCACAGCGGCTCCGCTCGCGGTCAACCTTGCGGACACCACGGAAGCCGGGTCCAGCGACTTAGCTCTGCACCTTCTCAACGCGGGCCGCGTCCTGCCGATGTTCGACGGTTTCGACGAACTACCGCCGTCCCAGCACGCCACCGCACTCGACATGCTTAACCGCGCTCTGCCCGCCCGACAGCCACTGGTCCTGACCAGCCGCACCGCCCCCTACCGAACCGCCCTGACCCGACCGGGTACCAACGTCCGACTCAATGGCTCCGCTGTCATCCAGCTCCTGCCCCTCAAGGCCGAGCAGGCCGCCAACTACTTGCGCCGCGACGCCGGCGGCCCGCACGCCCCTGCAGCCCGCCGGTGGAACCGCGTAATCACCCATCTGGGCACCAGCAGCCCTGTCGGACAGGCCCTCGCCACGCCGCTGGGTCTGTTCCTGGTACGGACCATCTACAACCCCCGCCCCGACTCGCCCCCTGGTCCTCTGCCAGCATCACACCCGGATGAACTATGTGATACCGCTAATTATCCTGACCGTACCGCCATCAGTATCCATCTCTTCCATGCTTTCATTCCCGCCGCCTATGCCCCGCAACAGCCTTACCCGCCCCGTTGGTCAGCCGATCATGCGCGCCGAGCATTCGTCTGTCTTGCCCGGTTCCTGCAGGACCGACGCGCAGGTAACCCCGATCTCGCCTGGTGGGAGCTACGCATAGCCACGCCTCAGCTCGTGCCCTATCTGGTGGCGGCGTGCGTTATTCGAGTCCACGGTCGTGACAACGCCTGGGTTCGCGCTCGGAATCGGAGGTAGGGCTTTATTGGGGCTCCAGGTCGGGATCGTGTTCGGGCTAATGACAGGCCTTGCCGCAGGGTTCACGCGCAGAGTCGTACGCAGGTTCACGCACAGATACAGGGAGTCTGGGCTCCCGAGCATCCGACTTCGCCTTTCGCCGATTGGAATCCGGCGCGGGTTCCCGCTCGGGATCGCGACCGGGGTAACGGTCGGAGTCTCGACCCATCCGGTTTCCGGGCTCCTGGTCGGATTCACATGCGGCATCGTGACCTCGCTCATGAGCACATTCAGGGCTGATGCTCCTGACCTCACAGCTAGCTTCGTGCCGGCCGCGCTTCTCGCCTTGGACCGCCGCACTTTCCTCATGTTCGGGCTGACACTCGGACTCGCGTTTGGTTTTGTATTCGGGACCGTAGGAGGGGTGGCCGAGTTCACAATAGACGGGATCCCGATCGAGCTTGCGACCGCGATCACGGCCGGGATTGGATTTGGGCTTGCATTCGGGCTCACAACCGGTTGGCTGGAGACAGCATGGGTTCACTTCGTCATTGCCCGTGTCTATCTGGCGCTACGTCACGGGGTTCCGTGGCGCCTCATGGAGTTTCTGCAGGATGCACACGAGCACCGCGGCGTGCTGAGGCAGGCCGGGGCGGTTTATCAGTTCCGGCACATCGACCTGCAACGCCATCTCGCTGAGGATCGCCCAAGACGCAGAAGCAGCTGATGAGGATCTGGCCTCGATTCGTCAGCGGCGCTCGGTCGCTGACCTGGTCGGCAGTTCGCCCGTAATAATCGGCGTCAGCTCCACGAGCACGACGGTGGCCTGATGGCTCGCCTCCGAAGCGTGCACGACCACGTTGCTTCCCGGCTCGAAGCCAAACCGTGCCTGGAACGACTCCATCAGCTTCGCGAGCGCCGCACCCGCCTGCTCGCACCAGCCGCGAAGCGACTCGGCATCAAGCCGTTCGTCAGCCACGGTCACTCCCATTTCCTCCGACGAGGGCCCGCCCACGCGAGTCCGGAAGAACGTACAGGAGCGTTCACGCCGATCCGGTCAGAGCCCGTCAAGAGTTGGAAGCCCTCTATGGAGCCGGGCCGGTGCCCGAATCGCCATGGCCTCCAGCCTTGGCTTCCTTATCGGGCCAGCCATCGGCGCCATGCTCATGGACGCCGTCGGACTGCAAGGCGTGCTGCTCGTGGACGCAGTCACCTACCTCGCTGTACCTCTCGTCGCCCTGTTCTTGCCCGCGCCGCCAGACCCGGCAGCAGACGACAACTCCGCGCGGCCACGGGAGAAATCAGGGCTGATCCCCGGGCTGCGAACCCTCTTGCAGCAAGCACCAGCAGCTCGGATCGTGCTCATCGGTGCGATGCTGACGTTCACCCTGCAGGTCACCAACGTGGTCGAGGTTTACCTCGTCCGCGATGGCTACGGCGCCACAGCCACAATGTTCGGCCTGGTGACCATGGCATGGGCCGGCGGACAGATCGTCGGCAGCGGAGCCGCCGGGCGTACGCTCTCCGAGCGGCCCACCGCACGATTGGCCGTGCTCATGGTGCTCACCGTGGGCGCCGCTCTTCTGGCCATCGCCGTCTTCGACAGCCTGCCGGGCCTGTTTGCCTTGACCGTTGTGGCTGGCGGCGCCAATGGAGCGTTCGGTGTTGCCCGCCAGACGGCCATCGGCCGTGCTGTTGCCCCAGCCGGCCAGGGAAGCGCCGCCGCCGCCCACGCTGCACTCCTGAACACCGCCACCATGGTTGCCTTCATGAGCGCAGGTCTCGTCGCAGCGGTCGCGACGCCCCGTACGGTCTACGCCATCGCAGGCAGCATCGTCCTGCTCGCCGTGGCGGCTGTCCACCTGTATCGCCGGGCCGACCGCGCAGAAGAACCGGTGGCCCACGCAGCGCCCGCCCGGAGCACGTCACCCGCCGCGGCGCTGCCTACAGACTGATCCGTCCGCCCCGAAGGGGCGGTGGATCGACGCCGTCCCCGAGACCCTGTGGTCAGCGCTGGGTGCGTTCGCCGACTTCATGATGCGCTCGTGCGAGAGAGCCCGCCGTGCCGGAACACGGCCTCGCAGCGATGGAACCATCGAGGCGGCACTGGCCATCATGCGTGACCTCGCCCGCTTCCTCGCCAGCGAACGCGGCAAGCAGGACCGGGCGCTGACCGACGTCCACGACGTCGAAGCCTTCCTCGCCGGCGCACCCAAGGCCCGAAAACGTCGGCTGGTCGTGCTCGGACAGTTCTTCCGCTTCGCGCGCTCGCGGAAGATTGTGCTGGTGGATCCCACCCGCGGTCTGTCCTCCCGAGGGCGGAGCGGCTTCACCGGGGCGACGCTGACACTCGACCAGCAACGAGTGTTGTTCCGCCGCTGGACCACCGGTCCGGCCGTTCATCCGCACGAGGCCCTGCTGGGCATGCTCGCGCTGTTGCACGGCGCATCAAGCCGCGAAGTCAAGATGCTGCAGACCGCTGACCTCGACCCTCACGCCCGGACTACCCGGCTCGGCAACCGTCCGCATCCGGTTCCCTTGGATCCGGCGTCATGGGCAGTGCTGGAACGCTGTCTGGCTCACCGCGAAGCCCAGCGGACAGACAATCCCCACGTCATGGTCACCCGCCAGACGAAGTCCGGCCGGGGCCCGGCGTCCACCGCCTATGTCAGTCACGTCCTCGACGCCTGCGGCTTCCCGCCCCGAATGATCCGCTGCACTCGACTGCTCGACCTGGTCAACACCATGGACCCCAAACTCGTCGCTGCCGCGTTCGGCATGGATCCCGAGGCCACCATGATCTATCTATCTGTCTGATCGCGTCGACGAGACCCGCTTGTCAGGGTGGGAGACGACCAAGGACTGACCTCTGGTCAGAGTTCGTAGGGGTAGAGAGCGATCTTCTCGCGCTCGATGAAGAGCTCGACCCAGGTGCCGGCAACACCTTCGGGCACCTGATCGGCAAGGTCCAACAGGATAGTGGTGCCGTCCAGGTCCAGCAGGGCGGCACCGTCCTCTGTGAGGCTCAGCCGGCCCCGCAGCACGACGCAGTGCCCGCCAGTCCGGAGCCCAGGGCCGATACCGGCAGCTGGCTTGACGTTCCGCCCCCAGACGATGTCCTCGTCGATAGTCCACTCGACGTGGTACTCGCCAGGCTCTGCGGCCCGGTCCCCGCACCACCGGACTGCCGTGTGACCGAACGAGGTTCGGACATCGGCCAGCCAGGAGGTTCCGGGAAACCTCGCGACCTTCACCAGTTCGATCAGCACGGGTCGATCATGCAGTATCCGAGGCGCCACCGGAACCTGTGAAGTTTCGGCGCTGCCTGGCACAGGTTCGCCGGAACATGTGCGCTTTCCCGAAGGGCAGGTTCGAGGTCACCATCACCGAGCCCTGTTCATAGCGCGACGCGATGAGCTGGAAGAACAGGTTCGCGGCGTCCTGGTCGAACGGGATGTATCCGACCTCGTCAATCTATGTGGATATCCGCATAGATCGACGAATTGGGGTATATGGAGCTTGATCGTCGCGGGGCGGAGCTGCTGTTCCAGGTATTGACGGTGCGTGAGGAAAAGAATTCTGTGGCGATAGCTTCCAATGAATCCTTCGGAGGGTGGACCAAGACGTTCACTGATCCAAGGCTCTGCGCGGCGATCGTGGACCGGTTGACGTTCGGCGGCAACATCATCGAGACCGGCACCGACTCCTACCGTCTGGCCGCCACCCGCGCCCGCGCCGAACAGCAGGCCGCCGCGGTCGCCGCGGGCTGAAGAAGACGGCGCCGCCCTACGGGGCCGGGCGCGTCGGCGACCTTCTCCAGTCCTCGACTTGCCGGGCAGAACCGAGCGGTCAGGCGTCGAATCGCTTCAGCTGAGCCTGATCTCCGCATCCTTCGAGAGGTGGTGGGGCTGCCCTCCAACCTGCCCAGTCCGTCGACTCCGCTGATCACCTCATCGACCTCCATCTACAGTGCAGAGGCAGCAGCTGGTGGGCACTCGCGTGCATGGTGGAAACGAGGTCGGCATTCCGATGCAGGTGGCGGTCGAGCATCCCGATATGTCAGAAGACGCGCGCTTGGCCGCCTACAGCACAGTCTCCACCTCCCTCGCCCTGCGAAGTGATCGCCGGCTGGGCGAGCTCGTGGACGCCGCGGTGCCGCTTGGCTCCGGTATCGGCGGGAGGTCTGCGCTGCTGGAGGTTGACGGGAAGCCGGTCTTCGTGAAGCGGGTGCCGCTCACGGATATGGAGTTGCTGCCGGAGCATGTACGGTCCACGGCCAACCTGTTCGGGATTCCCACCTTCTGCCAGTACGGCGTCGGTGGGGGGCCTGGTTTCGGGGCGTGGCGGGAGCTCGCCGTTCACACCATGACGACGAACTGGGTGCTCGGAGGGCAGTACCAAGGGTTCCCGATGATGTACCACTGGCGCGTGCTGCCGGACACGGCCGTGCTTCCCGAGGAACTCGCGGACGTGGAGCGGGTCGTGGCCTATTGGGGAGGCAGGCCGGAGGTACGCCGTCGTATCGAGGCCCTTGAGCAGTCCTCTGCGAGTCTCGCGCTGTTCCTGGAGTACATCCCTCAGACGCTCGACGAGTGGCTTGCCGAGCAGGTGCAGGCTGGTGAAGAGTCTGCCGACCGGGCTTGTTCCCTGGTGGAGGGCGAGTTGGAGGCTGGCACGTCCTTCATGAACGCTCGCGGGCTTCTGCACTTCGACGCCCATTTTCAGAACATCCTGGTCGACGGCCGACGCCTTTACTTCGCCGACTACGGCCTCGCCATCTCCTCCCACTTCGATCTGTCCGCGTCCGAGACCAGCTTCTTCGAACTGCACAGGACCTACGATCGCTGCTACACGCGCAGCTGGCTGGTGAACAGGCTGATCACAGCTCTATACGGCTACGAGCGGAAAGAACGCGAGGCACTTATCCGCGCATGCGCGGAAGGGGAGGATCCGCCGGACGGACCGCAAAAGGCCAGGGCGATCCTCTCCCGCCATGCACCGCTCGCCGCAGTGATGACGGACTTCTACAGCAAGATCCAGGACGATAACAGGGAGACCCCGTACCCCTTGGAGGCGCTCCGCCGGGCGCTCCATGCGGACAGGTCACGACGCAGCTGAGCAGGTCTCAGGGGTCTTTGCGGCTGGAGATGTAGTCGGTCCAGTTGCCCCTGACCCGGCACGGGCTCAATCCGTCGCAGCGGGCCCGCCAGGTGGAGTCATTTCTCACCTACAAATCGGGTCCCCCAGGCACCGGGTGGAGTCAGAACTGACCTACAAATGGTGTCAACCGTCGGTTCTGGCACAGATCTTGGGGAGCGGTCGCGGAGGGTCACCTCGATGTTCGATTGTGAGGAGACGGGTTCGCGTGAGACCGCGTACGCCTTGTCATCCGACGCTCGTAATTGACGCTCCCTCAGGTGTCTGCCGGCCGCTGCTGCGGTCGGTTGTGGACCGTGATGGTGCTGGTCATGCAGACCGATGCACCGTTCTGGGACTCGCTGGTGTTCGACGGGATTGACGATGTGGATATCGAGGCGGTTACGGCCGCGTTCGGCACGGTCGAAGTGGTGGCGAGAGGCCGCGCGGCCGGGGCCGCGTGTCCGGACTGCGGGCGCTTCTCGGAACGAGTCCACGACCGTTACCAGCGCAGGCTGAAGGACCTTCCCCTCGCCGAGCAGGGCTTCGTGATCCGGCTGACGGTCCGGCGCTTCATCTGCGGCTCGGCGGACTGTCTGCGCCGGACGTTCGCCGAGCCGTTCTCCCGGTTGACCGTCCCCTACGCACGGTTCACCACACGGCTCAACCACACCTTGGAGCGAGTGGGACTCGCTCGCCGATCAGCTCCTTCTTCTTGCTGTCCACACTGATCACCGGGTCACCGGCGTCTCTGTGGTCTCGTGCATGTTCATTGAGGTATCGGAACTGGGCGTTGCGGTCGAGGTGCTGCGTGCTGGAGCCAGGCGGATGGGTCGGCCGCGCGGTGAGGTGCCTGCCGGGGCAGGTCCTGTTCCGCGCGGCCTCCCGCCGAACCGGACATGACGGTTTCCCGTCATCCGGCTCTCCAGTGACTACGGCGTGCGGTTCAGCCTGCTCGCGCAGGACACCCAGCTCCGTTGCGGCGATCTGCATTTCGCATACCTCCCGGGTCTGGTGTGTCCGAGTCACCTGGCCCCCTTCGCCCTGTGGACGGCTTTCCCGTCCTCCCTGGCCGGTCGTTAATCCGGCGACTACTACGGGGCCTCCGTCGCCCTAGGACTCGCGTCCCGTAGGCGATCCCACGTTCGTCTCTGTCTGTACGTTCTAGCGCGACTTAGGCGTCCCACTCATCTCCTTGAATGCCCTCACTGAGGTCTTCTCAACGAAATGCCGAGCGCAGCACCCCGATTGACGGTTGCTCGGGACAGCTACGCAGCGCGCCGCAGTGCGTCCTTGTGTGCCGCCTCGAGCGCCTGATCTGAGGGGGCGGCGAGGTCCGGCACCACGCCCACGCCCTCCCAGTTGGTCCTAGTGACGGTGCTGATCGTCCGGGCGGTCGGTACGGTGACTGTGATGTGTTCCGTCACCGGGTGCCGGGCGGTCGGGTGAGCACCACCCCGGGTCGTCTCGCCGACGAGAACGGCCCGCCCGTGCGCCTGCAGGGTGTACGCCACGTCCTCCCCTCCCGAGAACGTGATGGCACTGGTGAGTACGTACACGGGGCGGTCGAGGTAGCG
It encodes:
- a CDS encoding DUF3626 domain-containing protein, coding for MHFHPDRSAEGHLVLAQMVEDRVYRSQFVTGTSNGGLTAHPGGDRWRWESRIFGGAYDDASADQRPVYGALNYRRDPIGGAPRFGSSYFRLGIETLSRTTLCYPDSSTEPSDFGTADRCSLIELAEADKLDAVDGHIEAQIHGPVRFDRDVEALVLDPSYRGTEIESAAHRLPCPIEWHPGFRLSVAELRRHSSYRGQEYVDLGAEIAVDDLLSPKIIGDAARTGRYGFQDLKKVWHCLARFGERTIC
- a CDS encoding type IV toxin-antitoxin system AbiEi family antitoxin domain-containing protein, which produces MNVSELLRLLQAEHDETAARADHLREQIVRLTTGLAETEARLAELTATRKVIDGLTPPDHATAFVETATVYQRIVTTFNEHPGKVFRVRDLHEHLGLPTDEPSINVTRSRLGRLVRQGLLEQPGRGRYQKRT
- a CDS encoding NACHT domain-containing NTPase, translated to MLSLGGLSAALVLAWRFDLGAAQTAATALSALAPAYLAWAAFHADRVEAEPADADKVLEQLAVAIRAQWDNEAEVRRVNDPYPLPVAWAAGDGDLAEDWSLLTGLARSWPGGPPGDPALWPTDAAGLAGQDAEIGLVFSERVPTRRLVILGEPGAGKSVLMIRLLQDLIERRANGEPVPVLFSLASWDPHQPLKSWMADQLRRTHPGLATAAPLAVNLADTTEAGSSDLALHLLNAGRVLPMFDGFDELPPSQHATALDMLNRALPARQPLVLTSRTAPYRTALTRPGTNVRLNGSAVIQLLPLKAEQAANYLRRDAGGPHAPAARRWNRVITHLGTSSPVGQALATPLGLFLVRTIYNPRPDSPPGPLPASHPDELCDTANYPDRTAISIHLFHAFIPAAYAPQQPYPPRWSADHARRAFVCLARFLQDRRAGNPDLAWWELRIATPQLVPYLVAACVIRVHGRDNAWVRARNRR
- a CDS encoding MFS transporter, with translation MSSDEGPPTRVRKNVQERSRRSGQSPSRVGSPLWSRAGARIAMASSLGFLIGPAIGAMLMDAVGLQGVLLVDAVTYLAVPLVALFLPAPPDPAADDNSARPREKSGLIPGLRTLLQQAPAARIVLIGAMLTFTLQVTNVVEVYLVRDGYGATATMFGLVTMAWAGGQIVGSGAAGRTLSERPTARLAVLMVLTVGAALLAIAVFDSLPGLFALTVVAGGANGAFGVARQTAIGRAVAPAGQGSAAAAHAALLNTATMVAFMSAGLVAAVATPRTVYAIAGSIVLLAVAAVHLYRRADRAEEPVAHAAPARSTSPAAALPTD
- a CDS encoding serine/threonine protein kinase produces the protein MSEDARLAAYSTVSTSLALRSDRRLGELVDAAVPLGSGIGGRSALLEVDGKPVFVKRVPLTDMELLPEHVRSTANLFGIPTFCQYGVGGGPGFGAWRELAVHTMTTNWVLGGQYQGFPMMYHWRVLPDTAVLPEELADVERVVAYWGGRPEVRRRIEALEQSSASLALFLEYIPQTLDEWLAEQVQAGEESADRACSLVEGELEAGTSFMNARGLLHFDAHFQNILVDGRRLYFADYGLAISSHFDLSASETSFFELHRTYDRCYTRSWLVNRLITALYGYERKEREALIRACAEGEDPPDGPQKARAILSRHAPLAAVMTDFYSKIQDDNRETPYPLEALRRALHADRSRRS
- a CDS encoding transposase family protein, which translates into the protein MQTDAPFWDSLVFDGIDDVDIEAVTAAFGTVEVVARGRAAGAACPDCGRFSERVHDRYQRRLKDLPLAEQGFVIRLTVRRFICGSADCLRRTFAEPFSRLTVPYARFTTRLNHTLERVGLARRSAPSSCCPH